In a single window of the Podarcis raffonei isolate rPodRaf1 chromosome 14, rPodRaf1.pri, whole genome shotgun sequence genome:
- the CIB1 gene encoding calcium and integrin-binding protein 1, whose protein sequence is MGASGSRLPRDLLGEYQELTFLTKQEILLAHKRFSELLPKEDRDQAFTTRIPKSKILMLPELRANPFRHRICHVFSTTDDREGGLSFEDFLDMLSVFSDSATPEIKSHYAFRIFDFDDDGTLDKKDLENLVNCLTGEGEDSRLSAMEMDQLIQNILEESDIDKDGTINLSEFQHIISRSPDFTSSFKIVL, encoded by the exons ATGGGGGCCTCCGGCAGCCGCTTACCCCGAGACCTCCTGGGGGAATACCAG GAGCTGACCTTTTTGACCAAGCAAGAGATCCTGCT GGCCCACAAGCGATTCAGTGAACTGCTGCCCAAAGAGGACCGGGATCAGGCTTTCACCACAAGGATTCCCAAGAGCAAGATCTTGATGCTGCCTGAACTGCGG GCAAACCCCTTCCGGCACCGCATTTGCCACGTCTTCTCTACTACGGATGACAGGGAAGGCGGCCTGTCCTTTGAGGACTTTCTGGACATGCTGAGCGTCTTCAGTGACTCTGCAACGCCAGAGATCAAATCGCATTACGCCTTCCGCATCTTTG ATTTTGATGATGATGGAACTCTTGACAAGAAGGATTTGGAGAACCTGGTGAATTGCCTGACGGGGGAAGGCGAGGACAGTAGGCTGAGTGCCATGGAGATGGACCAGCTCATCCAGAAC ATCTTGGAGGAGTCTGATATTGACAAAGACGGGACCATCAACCTCTCGGAGTTCCAGCACATAATTTCCCGCTCCCCAGACTTCACCAG TTCCTTCAAAATTGTGCTCTGA